In Vicugna pacos chromosome 10, VicPac4, whole genome shotgun sequence, the following proteins share a genomic window:
- the HRAS gene encoding GTPase HRas isoform X2 gives MTEYKLVVVGAGGVGKSALTIQLIQNHFVDEYDPTIEDSYRKQVVIDGETCLLDILDTAGQEEYSAMRDQYMRTGEGFLCVFAINNTKSFEDIHQYREQIKRVKDSDDVPMVLVGNKCDLAARTVEARQAQDLARSYGIPYIETSAKTRQGVEDAFYTLVREIRQHKVRKLSPPDEGGPGCMSCKCLLS, from the exons ATGACGGAATATAAGCTCGTAGTGGTGGGCGCCGGAGGCGTGGGGAAGAGCGCGCTGACCATCCAGCTCATTCAGAACCACTTCGTGGACGAGTACGACCCCACCATAGAG GACTCCTACCGGAAGCAAGTAGTCATTGATGGGGAGACATGCCTGCTGGACATCCTGGACACAGCAGGCCAGGAGGAGTACAGTGCTATGCGGGACCAATACATGCGCACCGGGGAGGGCTTCCTCTGTGTGTTCGCCATCAACAACACCAAGTCCTTTGAGGACATCCACCAGTACAG GGAGCAGATCAAGCGGGTGAAGGACTCGGACGACGTGCCCATGGTGCTggtggggaacaagtgtgacctgGCCGCCCGCACCGTGGAGGCTCGGCAAGCCCAGGACCTCGCCCGCAGCTACGGCATCCCCTACATTGAGACTTCAGCCAAGACTCGCCAG GGGGTGGAGGACGCCTTCTACACGCTGGTGCGAGAGATCCGGCAGCACAAGGTGCGCAAGCTGAGCCCGCCTGATGAGGGCGGCCCAGGCTGCATGAGTTGCAAGTGCCTGCTGTCCTGA
- the HRAS gene encoding GTPase HRas isoform X1 — MTEYKLVVVGAGGVGKSALTIQLIQNHFVDEYDPTIEDSYRKQVVIDGETCLLDILDTAGQEEYSAMRDQYMRTGEGFLCVFAINNTKSFEDIHQYREQIKRVKDSDDVPMVLVGNKCDLAARTVEARQAQDLARSYGIPYIETSAKTRQGRLWFRLQLRDPLGPSGTPGTQQPLALGWRTPSTRWCERSGSTRCAS, encoded by the exons ATGACGGAATATAAGCTCGTAGTGGTGGGCGCCGGAGGCGTGGGGAAGAGCGCGCTGACCATCCAGCTCATTCAGAACCACTTCGTGGACGAGTACGACCCCACCATAGAG GACTCCTACCGGAAGCAAGTAGTCATTGATGGGGAGACATGCCTGCTGGACATCCTGGACACAGCAGGCCAGGAGGAGTACAGTGCTATGCGGGACCAATACATGCGCACCGGGGAGGGCTTCCTCTGTGTGTTCGCCATCAACAACACCAAGTCCTTTGAGGACATCCACCAGTACAG GGAGCAGATCAAGCGGGTGAAGGACTCGGACGACGTGCCCATGGTGCTggtggggaacaagtgtgacctgGCCGCCCGCACCGTGGAGGCTCGGCAAGCCCAGGACCTCGCCCGCAGCTACGGCATCCCCTACATTGAGACTTCAGCCAAGACTCGCCAG GGCAGACTCTGGTTCAGGCTCCAGCTCCGGGACCCCCTGGGACCCTCCGGGACCCCCGGGACCCAGCAGCCCCTGGCGCT GGGGTGGAGGACGCCTTCTACACGCTGGTGCGAGAGATCCGGCAGCACAAGGTGCGCAAGCTGA
- the LOC116279180 gene encoding uncharacterized protein: protein MTFTCPGSTHRTRPLLPSWMVLLVQEREVLEPPPPPGAELRGGRERSVSGGEPSDLEKLETILVSEWAEVTARYARCREEQLPSLSIRGPSTHEARGVQTKYREQHPLETVLWSPLSHVLVAYSVHNTTSVPVRPWGSLLRVWPLQEVSYRQGRNQVVAVLFMFLSEEDAFWALAQLVTDQKHIPCVVGDCCGPLDVTQGQDSLPAEFSQQWGWQGPCPIHVPISEGHGSPRCPQGLAGVALGPVPVQMPLTPLLVLLPSVCPPTHPPSKPMADKEQMSTGIHTTKWFLQCFTDRGPEAGGCPYLCWHLHCAPLRSLLSPQTLPPKLWDTYILDSEHVLMAMTHTVLTVHKSESSRCGDQGHAGGWEGRLASELGRVSSGEAAGRGGLLLWPCLRLPYAQLEPQWWCTAGPSHRPQQVLQGRGLRQPTRVPAGLMAPLPLERFLKLPLEGLWEFLQDTLSQPWAPEDNVVLRQLQASMAELRRMKCDLPPQVGSAGVST from the exons ATGACGTTCACCTGCCCTGGTTCCACCCATCGGACGCGACCCCTGCTCCCATCCTGGATGGTGCTGCTGGTCCAGGAGCGAGAAGTCCTAGAG cctcccccaccccccggggCAGAGCTTCGAGGCGGCAGGGAGCGGTCTGTGAGCGGAGGGGAGC CATCGGACCTGGAGAAGCTGGAGACCATCCTGGTGTCAGAATGGGCAGAAGTAACAGCCAGATACGCCAGATGCAG GGAGGAGCAGCTGCCCAGCCTCAGCATCCGAGGCCCCAGCACCCATGAGGCAAGG GGTGTGCAGACAAAATACCGTGAACAGCATCCTCTGGAAACTGTCCTCTGGTCCCCTCTGTCCCATGTGCTGGTGGCCTACTCCGTGCACAACACCACGAGCGTCCCCGTCAG gccTTGGGGGTCCCTCCTGCGGGTCTGGCCTTTGCAGGAGGTGAGCTACCGCCAGGGCAGGAACCAGGTTGTGGCCGTCCTGTTCATGTTCTTGAGTGAGGAGGACGCCTTCTGGGCACTGGCCCAGCTGGTGACAGACCAGAAGCACATTCCATGCGTGGTAGGTGACTGCTGTGGACCGCTGGATGTGACTCAGGGCCAGGACAGTCTCCCTGCAGAGTTCAGCCAGCAGTGGGGCTGGCAGGGACCCTGCCCCATCCACGTCCCCATCAGCGAAGGGCACGGCTCCCCACGCTGCCCTCAGGGTCTTGCAGGCGTGGCCCTGGGTCCGGTCCCCGTCCAGATGCCTCTCACACCCCTGCTGGTCCTTCTGCCTTCTGTCTGTCCCCCCACCCATCCACCCTCCAAGCCCATGGCC GACAAGGAACAGATGTCCACTGGCATCCACACCACCAAGTGGTTCCTCCAGTGCTTCACTGACCGG GGACCAGAGGCAGGAGGGTGTCCTTACCTGTGCTGGCACCTCCACTGTGCCCCGCTCAGGAGCCTGCTGTCCCCACAGACCCTCCCCCCGAAGCTCTGGGACACCTACATCCTGGACAGTGAGCACGTGCTCATGGCCATGACCCACACTGTCCTCACAGTGCACAAAAGTGAGTCATCCAGGTGTGGAGACCAAGGCCACGCAGGCGGGTGGGAGGGCAGGCTGGCAAGCGAGCTGGGCAGGGTATCCTCTGGAGAAGCAGCAGGACGGGGCGGCCTTTTGCTGTGGCCCTGCCTGAGGCTCCCCTACGCACAGCTAGAGCCCCAGTGGTGGTGCACAGCAGGACCCAGCCACCGCCCACAGCAGGTACTCCAGGGTCGGGGGCTGAGACAGCCCACCAGGGTCCCTGCTGGCCTGATGGCACCCCTACCCCTAGAACGCTTCCTGAAGCTGCCCCTGGAGGGCCTGTGGGAATTTCTGCAGGACACGCtgtcccagccctgggccccGGAGGACAACGTGGTGCTTAGGCAGCTGCAGGCCTCGATGGCCGAGCTGCGCAGGATGAAGTGTGACCTGCCCCCACAGGTGGGCTCAGCAGGGGTCTCCACCTGA